In Natronococcus occultus SP4, the following proteins share a genomic window:
- a CDS encoding CPBP family intramembrane glutamic endopeptidase, with amino-acid sequence MTAIRNWNSSARGAIALFALGMLGVIALAVYSVPMLRELPELSTVSTPTLVVLASVNSTLLLAVAVVLGTVTAPRLDLDSHVFAWAAGGTPDWGEIRDSLPLAAALGAGLFVVVAVLDAAFAQFTQLPVDEPPTDADALRDLVASIPMRLFYGGITEELLLRWGLMAPLVYVLWWGRNRAGTATEAPSGTIVWAAIAVSSVVFGIGHLPALASTIGLTTPLIVRTVLLNAIVGVVLGWLFWRRSLETAMIAHAAFHVALVAVSTVLIVVT; translated from the coding sequence ATGACTGCTATCCGGAACTGGAACTCCTCCGCTCGCGGTGCGATCGCGCTGTTCGCACTCGGAATGCTCGGCGTGATCGCCCTGGCCGTTTACTCCGTCCCGATGCTGCGGGAACTCCCCGAACTGTCGACGGTCTCGACTCCGACGCTAGTGGTGCTCGCGTCGGTGAACTCGACGCTTCTGTTGGCGGTGGCCGTCGTCCTCGGCACGGTTACGGCCCCGCGTCTCGATCTCGACTCTCACGTGTTCGCGTGGGCAGCCGGCGGGACGCCGGACTGGGGCGAGATACGCGACTCGCTTCCGCTCGCGGCGGCGCTGGGGGCGGGCCTGTTCGTCGTCGTCGCCGTCCTCGACGCCGCGTTCGCACAGTTCACGCAGCTTCCCGTCGACGAACCCCCGACGGATGCAGACGCACTGCGCGATCTCGTCGCGTCGATTCCGATGCGACTGTTCTACGGCGGTATCACGGAGGAACTTCTCCTCCGCTGGGGACTCATGGCACCGCTCGTGTACGTCCTCTGGTGGGGGCGAAACAGGGCCGGTACCGCGACCGAGGCACCGTCCGGGACGATCGTGTGGGCCGCCATCGCGGTGAGTTCCGTCGTGTTTGGTATCGGTCACCTGCCCGCGCTCGCCTCGACGATCGGACTCACGACCCCGCTGATCGTCCGCACCGTCCTGCTGAACGCGATCGTCGGGGTCGTCCTCGGCTGGCTGTTCTGGCGCCGCTCGCTCGAGACCGCGATGATCGCACACGCCGCGTTCCACGTCGCTCTCGTCGCCGTCTCCACCGTCCTGATCGTGGTGACCTGA
- a CDS encoding succinylglutamate desuccinylase/aspartoacylase domain-containing protein, with protein sequence MNRRTVLGAGAATVGLVAGASVLRSRGEPAGPGEPASPHSSMDLETRPIMEGTDRETPLFELEAPESGPTAIVFGGIHGGETNGYRAAEEIIGWGVERGTLVVIPWAEIVAVERNTRDGPEGDLNRKFPAGEEPTTELARALWAAVERYDPDVVLDLHRSRGIYDTHGQWVGQAIFPTGAGDAPADARAVIEQMNDEHVPRFMLPHRFTMGNTLTGSNPLLIHKVGGDLDRPGFLVELTDFMLDPATQVRWTEAITERLLERYGLERIA encoded by the coding sequence GTGAACAGACGGACGGTGCTCGGAGCCGGGGCTGCGACCGTCGGCCTGGTCGCGGGCGCAAGCGTCCTCCGGTCGAGAGGTGAGCCAGCGGGACCGGGCGAGCCGGCCTCCCCGCATTCGTCGATGGACCTCGAGACTCGTCCGATCATGGAGGGAACCGACCGCGAGACGCCGCTGTTCGAACTCGAGGCCCCGGAGTCGGGCCCGACGGCGATCGTCTTCGGCGGGATCCACGGCGGCGAGACGAACGGGTACCGGGCTGCAGAGGAGATCATCGGCTGGGGTGTCGAGCGTGGAACGCTGGTCGTGATTCCCTGGGCCGAGATCGTCGCCGTCGAGCGAAACACCCGCGACGGCCCGGAGGGTGACCTGAATCGAAAGTTCCCCGCCGGAGAGGAGCCGACGACCGAACTCGCACGGGCGCTGTGGGCGGCGGTCGAGCGCTACGACCCGGACGTCGTCCTCGACCTGCATCGCTCTCGGGGGATTTACGACACCCACGGCCAGTGGGTCGGGCAGGCGATCTTTCCGACTGGAGCGGGCGACGCCCCCGCCGACGCCAGAGCTGTAATCGAGCAGATGAACGACGAACACGTCCCACGGTTCATGCTCCCCCACCGATTCACGATGGGGAACACGCTGACCGGCTCGAACCCGTTGTTGATCCACAAGGTCGGCGGCGACCTCGATCGCCCTGGCTTCCTCGTCGAACTCACGGACTTCATGCTCGACCCGGCGACGCAGGTGCGCTGGACGGAAGCGATCACCGAACGACTACTGGAGCGCTACGGCCTCGAGCGGATCGCATGA
- a CDS encoding CBS domain-containing protein, whose protein sequence is MSYPIRVVDVMSTPVVTAAPNETVADAAGTFLAADINSVVVVEDDEVVGIATGTDLIRALDRSESPREKLLADVMSAPVATTDPAAELKDALETMHDHGVARLVVVEDGRLVGLVSTDDVIRYAPQVFHRRTLATDSESTPQYRARQETEYEHADWTFECSTVSADGLSVGDRAEFSKHLSEADVRSFATASGDTNRLHLDERYAGETRFGRRIAHGTLVSGLISAALARLPGVTIYVSQDLAFLGPVDLGERVTAVCEIVGEIGDRKFELTTDVLDSDGERVIEGEATVLVDDSPETATVEVETIA, encoded by the coding sequence ATGTCGTATCCGATCCGCGTCGTAGACGTCATGAGCACGCCGGTGGTCACGGCTGCACCGAACGAGACGGTTGCCGATGCCGCGGGGACCTTCCTCGCGGCGGATATCAACTCGGTCGTGGTCGTCGAGGACGACGAGGTCGTCGGCATCGCCACCGGAACGGATCTCATCCGGGCGCTCGACCGGAGCGAGTCCCCGCGCGAAAAGCTACTGGCGGACGTCATGTCCGCGCCGGTCGCGACGACCGATCCGGCTGCCGAACTCAAAGACGCCCTCGAGACCATGCACGACCACGGGGTAGCGCGGCTGGTCGTCGTCGAGGACGGCCGTCTCGTCGGCCTGGTGAGCACCGACGACGTGATCCGGTACGCGCCGCAGGTCTTTCATCGTCGGACGCTCGCCACCGACTCCGAGTCGACGCCCCAGTATCGCGCCAGACAGGAGACCGAGTACGAACACGCCGACTGGACGTTCGAGTGTTCGACGGTCTCCGCCGACGGACTGAGCGTCGGCGACCGGGCGGAGTTCTCGAAGCATCTCTCCGAGGCGGACGTGCGGTCGTTCGCGACGGCGTCGGGCGACACCAACCGCCTCCACCTCGACGAGCGCTACGCGGGCGAGACGCGATTCGGCCGGCGAATCGCCCACGGAACCCTCGTGAGCGGGCTCATCAGCGCCGCCCTCGCCAGGCTCCCGGGAGTCACCATCTACGTCTCCCAGGATCTGGCGTTCCTGGGGCCGGTCGACCTCGGCGAGCGCGTCACAGCGGTCTGTGAGATCGTCGGCGAGATCGGCGATCGGAAGTTCGAACTGACGACCGACGTCCTCGATTCGGACGGCGAACGAGTCATCGAGGGGGAAGCGACGGTGCTCGTCGATGACTCGCCCGAGACGGCGACTGTCGAGGTCGAAACGATCGCGTGA